One window of Camelina sativa cultivar DH55 chromosome 4, Cs, whole genome shotgun sequence genomic DNA carries:
- the LOC104784339 gene encoding F-box/kelch-repeat protein At3g23880-like, which translates to MTELAFDIVVEILARVPVKDLLRFRCVCKSWRSLFREERFIIKHKNHAPSRKLKTVLQEPELYNDREKSLLFIYRVIGHCDGLFCLLLQDNSLAVWNPVLRELRKVGRIKHQQSMIGFGYDHSTHDHKIVLIPLTISLAQVLTLKSSVSKMIDFPWRKSIGLSRVNPEGILVGENIFWSFHPRESATVDNGENIFWSFHTHESTTIENGENILSFSLVSETFNYCSGPGGNFFHLKVLKGSLCAVENCYGGDMVVWCAEHEKEDNGRIKSWSTILRLTASDVERSTRLHAGSFWLGAVINQAGLLLVKVRTRKSEIKLCEYNLEEKTMRTVETSLRTSLDYLENMEEYVATLVPTRPHLLSI; encoded by the exons ATGACGGAACTTGCTTTTGACATAGTCGTTGAGATACTTGCTAGGGTTCCGGTTAAGGACTTGCTAAGGTTTAGATGTGTCTGCAAAAGCTGGCGTTCGTTGTTCCGAGAAGAGAGGTTCATCATAAAGCACAAAAATCATGCCCCAA GTCGCAAGCTAAAGACGGTATTACAAGAGCCTGAACTGTACAATGATCGAGAGAAAAGTTTGCTTTTCATATATAGAGTCATCGGTCATTGCGATGGACTCTTTTGCCTGCTGCTTCAAGACAATTCTTTAGCTGTTTGGAACCCTGTTTTGAGAGAATTAAGAAAAGTAGGAAGAATCAAGCATCAGCAGAGTATGATTGGTTTTGGTTACGACCACTCAACTCACGATCACAAAATCGTTCTGATACCGCTCACTATCTCCTTAGCACAAGTGTTGACACTTAAGTCCAGTGTGTCTAAGATGATTGATTTCCCATGGAGGAAATCTATTGGCTTGAGCCGTGTGAACCCTGAGGGAATCCTGGTGGGTGAAAATATCTTCTGGTCGTTCCATCCTCGTGAATCTGCTACCGTTGATAACGGCGAAAATATCTTCTGGTCGTTCCATACACATGAATCTACTACCATTGAAAACGGCGAAAATATCTTGTCCTTTAGTCTAGTGTCAGAGACATTCAACTACTGCTCTGGTCCTGGTggaaatttttttcatttaaaggTGTTGAAAGGAAGTCTATGTGCAGTGGAGAACTGCTACGGTGGTGATATGGTTGTTTGGTGTGCGGAGCATGAGAAGGAAGACAATGGTCGAATCAAATCTTGGAGCACGATCTTGAGGCTGACGGCATCCGATGTGGAGAGGTCAACGCGTTTGCATGCTGGTTCGTTTTGGCTAGGAGCTGTGATAAACCAGGCGGGACTGTTGCTTGTAAAGGTGAGGACACGTAAAAGTGAAATAAAACTATGCGAATACAACTTGGAGGAGAAAACTATGAGAACGGTTGAAACTAGTTTGCGCACAAGTTTAGATTACCTTGAAAACATGGAGGAGTATGTTGCAACGCTTGTTCCTACTAGACCACATCTACTAAGCATTTAG
- the LOC104782635 gene encoding uncharacterized protein LOC104782635, with amino-acid sequence MVRLAISLFLVVVLCSFASPSSARSFITTKPRPIDSFLPKPKLENAGVCSYTVIIKTSCSSVSYTRDKISIAFGDVYRNEVYVKRLDDPHSRTFEKCSSDTYKISGPCMRDVCYIYLLRQGSDGWKPENVKIYGSSIRSVTFYYNLFLPNSVWYGFNVCNGISNTKSSSQPIITSSVAAM; translated from the exons atggtCAGATTAGcgatttctttgtttcttgttgttgttttatgctCTTTTGCGTCTCCTTCCTCTGCGAGATCATTCATCACCACAAAACCTCGTCCGATTGATTCGTTTCTCCCTAAACCAAAGCTAGAG AATGCGGGTGTGTGTTCGTACACGGTGATCATCAAAACAAGCTGTTCATCGGTGTCTTACACTAGAGACAAGATCAGTATTGCTTTTGGTGATGTCTACCGCAACGAG GTGTATGTGAAGAGACTAGACGATCCACACTCGAGGACTTTTGAAAAGTGTTCGTCAGACACATACAAGATATCGGGACCGTGTATGCGCGACGTCTGTTATATCTACCTCCTCAGGCAAGGATCCGACGGCTGGAAACCAGAGAACGTTAAAATCTACGGCTCATCCATCAGATCTGTCACTTTCTACTACAACCTTTTCTTGCCTAACTCTGTTTGGTACGGCTTTAACGTCTGCAATGGCATTAGCAACACCAAGTCTTCTTCTCAGCCCATCATCACTTCCTCCGTCGCAGCTATGTAA
- the LOC104782633 gene encoding DNA-(apurinic or apyrimidinic site) lyase, chloroplastic (The sequence of the model RefSeq protein was modified relative to this genomic sequence to represent the inferred CDS: added 10 bases not found in genome assembly), translated as MNKVLQLGFQSSVVNFAKFLVVPLRSLRVGSSIVGVRVGTVSFNKRLMSNATAVKSIPFSINNNNSNRKDLKIVAAVTDQMGSDSDRDDMGTLQGDKKEIEAMTVQELRATLRKLGLPVKGRKQELISTLRLHMDSNLPGEISGSEQKETTTSTRSASVTIKRKIRNREEPAEDDRINSEAYGIENGEKRVKQSTEKILKAKVSSKAISKERQSLTKTGKQQFQSKEEASSTLSSEVLKTEEIISSPSQSEPWTVLAHKKPQKDWKAYNPKTMSPPSLPEGTKHVKVMTWNVNGLRALLKLESFSALQLAQRENFDVLCLQETKLQMKDVEDIKKTLIDGYDHSFWSCSISKLGYSGTAIISRIKPLSVRYGTDLSGSDHDMEGRIVTAEFDSFYLINTYVPNSGDGLKRLSYRIEEWDRTLSNYIKELEKSKPVILTGDLNCAHEEIDIFNPAGNIRSAGFTIEERQSFGANFLDKGLVDTFRKQHPGVVGYTYWGYRHGGRKTNKGWRLDYFLVSDSIAANVHDSYILPDINGSDHCPIGLTLKL; from the exons TTCTTCAGTTAGGTTTCCAGAGCTCCGTCGTCAATTTCGCCAA GTTTCTGGTGGTGCCTCTTAGGAGTTTAAGAGTTGGTTCTTCTATCGTTGGTGTTAGAGTAGGAACAGTAAGTTTCAACAAGAGGCTTATGTCAAATGCTACTGCGGTTAAATCTATACCTTTttctatcaacaacaacaacagcaacagaaAGGACCTCAAGATAGTTGCAGCAGTTACTGATCAGATG GGAAGTGATAGTGATAGAGATGATATGGGAACTCTTCAAGGTGATAAAAAGGAAATTGAGGCGATGACAGTTCAAGAACTTAGAGCCACATTGAG GAAACTTGGCCTACCTGTGAAAGGGCGCAAACAAGAACTTATCTCAACGTTACGACTTCACATGGACAGCAATTTACCGG GAGAAATTTCTGGTTCAGAACAAAAGGAAACTACTACTTCTACTCGTTCAGCAAGTGTCACGATCAAAAGAAAGATCAGAAACAGGGAAGAGCCTGCTGAAGATGACCGCATTAACTCTGAAGCTTATGGCATTGAAAACGGAGAGAAGAGAGTAAAACAGTCTACtgagaaaattttgaaagctAAAGTTTCTTCGAAAGCCATCTCCAAAGAACGCCAATCATTGACGAAAACAG GTAAGCAGCAATTTCAGTCAAAAGAAGAAGCCTCATCAACTCTCTCTAGTGAAGTTCTGAAAACCGAAGAAATTATATCATCCCCGAGTCAGAGTGAACCGTGGACTGTACTTGCTCATAAGAAGCCTCAGAAGGACTGGAAAGCTTATAACCCAAAGACAATGAGCCCTCCCTCTCTACCAGAGGGAACCAAGCATGTGAAGGTTATGACTTGGAATGTTAATGGATTGAGAGCATTGTTGAAATTAGAGAGCTTCTCTGCTCTGCAGCTTGCCCAAAGAGAAAACTTTGATGTCTTGTGCTTGCAGGAGACTAAACTCCAG ATGAAGGATGTTGAGGATATTAAGAAAACTCTTATTGATGGCTATGATCATAGTTTTTGGTCCTGTAGCATCTCAAAACTTGGTTACTCTGGAACTGCAATAATCTCACGG ATAAAACCACTCTCAGTTAGATATGGTACCGATCTATCTGGATCAGATCATGACATGGAAGGACGCATTGTGACTGCTGAATTTGACTCCTTCTACTTAATTAATACTTATGTCCCTAATTCCGGAGATGGCTTAAAAAGACTG TCATACAGGATCGAAGAATGGGATCGAACCCTCAGCAATTACATCAAA GAGCTGGAGAAGTCTAAGCCTGTGATCTTGACGGGTGATCTAAATTGTGCTCATGAGGAAATAGACATCTTCAATCCCGCG GGGAACATAAGAAGTGCTGGTTTTACAATAGAAGAAAGGCAATCCTTTGGTGCAAACTTCTTAGACAAGGGCTTGGTAGATACCTTTAGAAAGCAACATCCTGGAGTAGTTGGTTACACGTATTGGGGTTATCGCCATGGTGGCcgtaaaacaaacaaag GATGGAGACTGGACTACTTCTTGGTGTCGGATTCGATCGCAGCAAATGTCCATGATTCTTACATCCTCCCTGATATTAATGGGAGTGATCATTGCCCCATAGGCCTAACTCTCAAGCTCTGA